In Pygocentrus nattereri isolate fPygNat1 chromosome 30, fPygNat1.pri, whole genome shotgun sequence, the following proteins share a genomic window:
- the ccdc14 gene encoding coiled-coil domain-containing protein 14 isoform X1: MARQVKSRHKVVSSGRLTGCGQGQVNKKTVVGRHAAPLEPAYSLYSTDSEDQVTTLHKGLDRCATLLSGILQAEKTESKSKPQVPKTVSSKLKSKGVHGKLDTERKRLGKKSSSVSHITKRPAVVQKTILSSQTYPGLRQRPLAVDVVHGLDVKPRALTPAAQSEHIQPHSLPSLCPVSGGSNSLPSTGLQPSTVFNCRLTTSTPVLSPQRLTSAQSQAQCHRETDGEMHYFPQQWDIATKGQSQQHGPLNTAGPPTQYTALLSVSPAVQQHPPASTVSTVHQASIRPMAKGELRVTSPLLSAPHVLSVGQSSPLQSQNGSQYCPSPTVAAHTPTQVPITSHPQTYPQPVLVHSSHQEQSSGAEESSEESGGCTSEEDELAGVDTTPVRDTSCQTSMNKHAVQSSPEKTARKVMTVKYLLGELKTLVANQDSEAVRLISEVEQSISLLPAMVGSTNVQAELALALQPLRSENVQLRRRLRILNQQLMERERAERQARSVDCNLELATLQSLNITLQTQLNDNHRELGNLQQENQRLQQALEDKERDLQQTKEQCEIETSRIRLDVSEALAEMRNCKAELEDSERENVALTQNLQQKEAEIIRLQEIIRTLQKRPTREIACQLTQTEVPNPPSQLTKSVLDLYENQQKETALTDAVTDSIKTYLQTLEDTGHGSSPQKSHPQPSSHCQWRGREERYRARDTKAISPKRLAVPRPAQDTSAGGGTQEAVRSESGIAFVPLKETLKAHPAAKLTQTCSRIQVNERNQLHEVNEHPGLKYLDLAFEKLGIVNGPLAQDLETLDDNRGKDFLSHADGVGSQLKRSSEGTVNFAEQSQNARRCLKMGEASTCTGRPSVFESTVSSCDIKSLASDWSLNSWSTFNTRDEQDFRNGLAALDASIESLQRTLKADLKLK, encoded by the exons ATGGCAAGACAAGTAAAATCCAGACACAAG GTGGTCTCGTCAGGCAGATTGACAGGCTGTGGGCAGGGACAAGTGAACAAGAAAAC GGTCGTTGGAAGACATGCAGCACCTCTTGAACCAGCATATTCCCTTTACTCCACTGATTCAGAAGATCAG GTGACAACGTTACACAAAGGCTTGGATCGCTGTGCAACCTTGCTCAGTGGTATTCTTCAGGCTGAGAAAACAG AATCCAAGTCAAAGCCACAAGTCCCAAAGACAGTTTCTTCCAAATTAAAATCTAAAGGGGTACATGGCAAATTGGACACAGAAAGGAAGAGGCTTGGAAAGAAGTCAAGCTCAGTCTCTCATATAACCAAAAGACCAG CTGTAGTGCAGAAGACTATCTTGTCCTCCCAGACTTACCCAGGCCTAAGACAACGGCCCCTTGCTGTTGATGTAGTACATGGGTTAGACGTCAAGCCAAGAGCACTGACCCCAGCCGCACAATCGGAGCATATTCAGCCTCATTCTCTTCCATCATTGTGCCCAGTGTCTGGAGGCAGCAACAGCCTTCCATCAACAG GACTCCAGCCCTCTACTGTGTTTAACTGTCGTCTGACCACTTCGACTCCAGTACTGAGTCCTCAGAGACTCACGTCTGCTCAGAGTCAAGCG CAGTGtcatagagagacagatggagagatgcATTACTTCCCTCAGCAGTGGGACATAGCCACTAAAGGACAATCACAACAACATGGACCTTTAAACACTGCAGGCCCACCAACCCAGTACACGGCTTTGCTCTCTGTGTCACCAGCTGTCCAGCAACATCCTCCGGCCTCCACAGTGTCAACTGTACACCAGGCCTCCATACGTCCAATGGCAAAAGGGGAGCTTAGAGTAACCAGCCCCCTCTTAAGTGCGCCCCATGTTCTGTCAGTTGGGCAGAGCTCTCCCCTACAGTCTCAGAACGGATCTCAGTATTGTCCTTCACCTACAGTTGCAGCACATACACCCACCCAGGTACCAATCACCAGCCACCCCCAAACCTATCCACAACCAGTCCTAGTGCATTCCAGTCATCAGGAGCAGAGCTCAGGAGCTGAGGAGAGCTCCGAGGAGAGTGGAGGTTGCACCAGTGAGGAGGATGAGCTGGCTGGAGTAGACACCACACCGGTCAGAGATACAAGCTGTCAGACCAGCATGAACAAACACGCAGTACAGTCGAGCCCAGAAAAGACAGCCAGGAAAGTCATGACTGTCAAATACCTGCTTGGTGAGCTGAAGACTCTGGTAGCTAATCAAG ACAGCGAGGCAGTGCGTCTCATCTCAGAGGTGGAGCAGAGCATCTCCCTTCTGCCTGCAATGGTGGGCAGCACCAATGTGCAGGCTGAGCTTGCGCTGGCCTTGCAGCCGCTCAGGAGTGAGAATGTGCAGCTCCGCAG gCGTTTGAGGATATTGAATCAACAGTTAATGGAGCGGGAGAGAGCTGAAAGGCAGGCCAGATCAGTAGACTGCAATCTGGAAT tggcCACACTGCAGTCCCTAAACATCACACTTCAGACTCAGTTAAATGACAATCATAGGGAGCTGGGAAACCTTCAGCAGGAGAACCAAAGACTACAGCAGGCTTTggaggacaaagagagagacctGCAGCAGACCAAAGAGCAGTGCGAGATAGAGACCAGTCGCATACGCTTGG ATGTGAGTGAAGCGTTGGCTGAAATGAGAAACTGCAAGGCTGAGCTGGAAGACTCAGAAAGGGAAAATGTTGCACTGACACAGAACCTCCAGCAGAAGGAGGCAGAGATCATAAGACTACAAGAGATCATTAG AACTCTCCAGAAGAGGCCTACTAGAGAAATTGCCTGCCAGCTTACTCAGACAGAGGTGCCCAATCCTCCCTCTCAGCTCACAAAGAGTGTTCTAGATCTCTATGAGAATCAACAGAAAGAGACTGCTCTGACTGACGCAGTCACAGACTCCATAAAGACCTACCTCCAGACTCTGGAAGACACAGGACACGGCTCTTCCCCTCAGAAGTCTCATCCACAACCCTCCTCCCATTGCCAGTGGAGGGGTAGAGAAGAGAGGTATAGAGCGCGTGACACAAAAGCAATTTCTCCCAAACGTCTGGCAGTACCCAGGCCAGCACAGGACACTTCAGCAGGGGGTGGGACTCAGGAAGCAGTGAGGAGTGAAAGTGGAATAGCTTTTGTCCCTCTTAAAGAGACACTGAAAGCGCATCCCGCAGCAAAATTAACCCAGACTTGCTCTCGCATACAGGTGAATGAGAGGAATCAGCTTCATGAAGTCAATGAGCATCCAGGACTCAAGTACTTGGACCTTGCTTTTGAAAAACTTGGCATAGTAAATGGACCCCTAGCTCAAGACCTGGAAACTCTGGATGATAATCGAGGTAAAGATTTCCTCTCACATGCTGATGGTGTGGGCTCACAGCTGAAACGCTCCAGTGAGGGTACAGTTAACTTTGCAGAACAGTCCCAGAATGCTCGCCGCTGTCTGAAGATGGGTGAAGCATCAACGTGCACAGGAAGGCCATCAGTGTTTGAGAGCACCGTTTCCTCCTGCGATATAAAATCCTTAGCGTCGGACTGGAGCTTGAACTCCTGGTCTACGTTTAACACGCGTGACGAGCAGGACTTCCGGAATGGTTTAGC
- the ccdc14 gene encoding coiled-coil domain-containing protein 14 isoform X2 — translation MARQVKSRHKVVSSGRLTGCGQGQVNKKTVVGRHAAPLEPAYSLYSTDSEDQVTTLHKGLDRCATLLSGILQAEKTESKSKPQVPKTVSSKLKSKGVHGKLDTERKRLGKKSSSVSHITKRPAVVQKTILSSQTYPGLRQRPLAVDVVHGLDVKPRALTPAAQSEHIQPHSLPSLCPVSGGSNSLPSTGLQPSTVFNCRLTTSTPVLSPQRLTSAQSQACHRETDGEMHYFPQQWDIATKGQSQQHGPLNTAGPPTQYTALLSVSPAVQQHPPASTVSTVHQASIRPMAKGELRVTSPLLSAPHVLSVGQSSPLQSQNGSQYCPSPTVAAHTPTQVPITSHPQTYPQPVLVHSSHQEQSSGAEESSEESGGCTSEEDELAGVDTTPVRDTSCQTSMNKHAVQSSPEKTARKVMTVKYLLGELKTLVANQDSEAVRLISEVEQSISLLPAMVGSTNVQAELALALQPLRSENVQLRRRLRILNQQLMERERAERQARSVDCNLELATLQSLNITLQTQLNDNHRELGNLQQENQRLQQALEDKERDLQQTKEQCEIETSRIRLDVSEALAEMRNCKAELEDSERENVALTQNLQQKEAEIIRLQEIIRTLQKRPTREIACQLTQTEVPNPPSQLTKSVLDLYENQQKETALTDAVTDSIKTYLQTLEDTGHGSSPQKSHPQPSSHCQWRGREERYRARDTKAISPKRLAVPRPAQDTSAGGGTQEAVRSESGIAFVPLKETLKAHPAAKLTQTCSRIQVNERNQLHEVNEHPGLKYLDLAFEKLGIVNGPLAQDLETLDDNRGKDFLSHADGVGSQLKRSSEGTVNFAEQSQNARRCLKMGEASTCTGRPSVFESTVSSCDIKSLASDWSLNSWSTFNTRDEQDFRNGLAALDASIESLQRTLKADLKLK, via the exons ATGGCAAGACAAGTAAAATCCAGACACAAG GTGGTCTCGTCAGGCAGATTGACAGGCTGTGGGCAGGGACAAGTGAACAAGAAAAC GGTCGTTGGAAGACATGCAGCACCTCTTGAACCAGCATATTCCCTTTACTCCACTGATTCAGAAGATCAG GTGACAACGTTACACAAAGGCTTGGATCGCTGTGCAACCTTGCTCAGTGGTATTCTTCAGGCTGAGAAAACAG AATCCAAGTCAAAGCCACAAGTCCCAAAGACAGTTTCTTCCAAATTAAAATCTAAAGGGGTACATGGCAAATTGGACACAGAAAGGAAGAGGCTTGGAAAGAAGTCAAGCTCAGTCTCTCATATAACCAAAAGACCAG CTGTAGTGCAGAAGACTATCTTGTCCTCCCAGACTTACCCAGGCCTAAGACAACGGCCCCTTGCTGTTGATGTAGTACATGGGTTAGACGTCAAGCCAAGAGCACTGACCCCAGCCGCACAATCGGAGCATATTCAGCCTCATTCTCTTCCATCATTGTGCCCAGTGTCTGGAGGCAGCAACAGCCTTCCATCAACAG GACTCCAGCCCTCTACTGTGTTTAACTGTCGTCTGACCACTTCGACTCCAGTACTGAGTCCTCAGAGACTCACGTCTGCTCAGAGTCAAGCG TGtcatagagagacagatggagagatgcATTACTTCCCTCAGCAGTGGGACATAGCCACTAAAGGACAATCACAACAACATGGACCTTTAAACACTGCAGGCCCACCAACCCAGTACACGGCTTTGCTCTCTGTGTCACCAGCTGTCCAGCAACATCCTCCGGCCTCCACAGTGTCAACTGTACACCAGGCCTCCATACGTCCAATGGCAAAAGGGGAGCTTAGAGTAACCAGCCCCCTCTTAAGTGCGCCCCATGTTCTGTCAGTTGGGCAGAGCTCTCCCCTACAGTCTCAGAACGGATCTCAGTATTGTCCTTCACCTACAGTTGCAGCACATACACCCACCCAGGTACCAATCACCAGCCACCCCCAAACCTATCCACAACCAGTCCTAGTGCATTCCAGTCATCAGGAGCAGAGCTCAGGAGCTGAGGAGAGCTCCGAGGAGAGTGGAGGTTGCACCAGTGAGGAGGATGAGCTGGCTGGAGTAGACACCACACCGGTCAGAGATACAAGCTGTCAGACCAGCATGAACAAACACGCAGTACAGTCGAGCCCAGAAAAGACAGCCAGGAAAGTCATGACTGTCAAATACCTGCTTGGTGAGCTGAAGACTCTGGTAGCTAATCAAG ACAGCGAGGCAGTGCGTCTCATCTCAGAGGTGGAGCAGAGCATCTCCCTTCTGCCTGCAATGGTGGGCAGCACCAATGTGCAGGCTGAGCTTGCGCTGGCCTTGCAGCCGCTCAGGAGTGAGAATGTGCAGCTCCGCAG gCGTTTGAGGATATTGAATCAACAGTTAATGGAGCGGGAGAGAGCTGAAAGGCAGGCCAGATCAGTAGACTGCAATCTGGAAT tggcCACACTGCAGTCCCTAAACATCACACTTCAGACTCAGTTAAATGACAATCATAGGGAGCTGGGAAACCTTCAGCAGGAGAACCAAAGACTACAGCAGGCTTTggaggacaaagagagagacctGCAGCAGACCAAAGAGCAGTGCGAGATAGAGACCAGTCGCATACGCTTGG ATGTGAGTGAAGCGTTGGCTGAAATGAGAAACTGCAAGGCTGAGCTGGAAGACTCAGAAAGGGAAAATGTTGCACTGACACAGAACCTCCAGCAGAAGGAGGCAGAGATCATAAGACTACAAGAGATCATTAG AACTCTCCAGAAGAGGCCTACTAGAGAAATTGCCTGCCAGCTTACTCAGACAGAGGTGCCCAATCCTCCCTCTCAGCTCACAAAGAGTGTTCTAGATCTCTATGAGAATCAACAGAAAGAGACTGCTCTGACTGACGCAGTCACAGACTCCATAAAGACCTACCTCCAGACTCTGGAAGACACAGGACACGGCTCTTCCCCTCAGAAGTCTCATCCACAACCCTCCTCCCATTGCCAGTGGAGGGGTAGAGAAGAGAGGTATAGAGCGCGTGACACAAAAGCAATTTCTCCCAAACGTCTGGCAGTACCCAGGCCAGCACAGGACACTTCAGCAGGGGGTGGGACTCAGGAAGCAGTGAGGAGTGAAAGTGGAATAGCTTTTGTCCCTCTTAAAGAGACACTGAAAGCGCATCCCGCAGCAAAATTAACCCAGACTTGCTCTCGCATACAGGTGAATGAGAGGAATCAGCTTCATGAAGTCAATGAGCATCCAGGACTCAAGTACTTGGACCTTGCTTTTGAAAAACTTGGCATAGTAAATGGACCCCTAGCTCAAGACCTGGAAACTCTGGATGATAATCGAGGTAAAGATTTCCTCTCACATGCTGATGGTGTGGGCTCACAGCTGAAACGCTCCAGTGAGGGTACAGTTAACTTTGCAGAACAGTCCCAGAATGCTCGCCGCTGTCTGAAGATGGGTGAAGCATCAACGTGCACAGGAAGGCCATCAGTGTTTGAGAGCACCGTTTCCTCCTGCGATATAAAATCCTTAGCGTCGGACTGGAGCTTGAACTCCTGGTCTACGTTTAACACGCGTGACGAGCAGGACTTCCGGAATGGTTTAGC
- the ccdc14 gene encoding coiled-coil domain-containing protein 14 isoform X4 has product MAELAVLSLGLQPSTVFNCRLTTSTPVLSPQRLTSAQSQACHRETDGEMHYFPQQWDIATKGQSQQHGPLNTAGPPTQYTALLSVSPAVQQHPPASTVSTVHQASIRPMAKGELRVTSPLLSAPHVLSVGQSSPLQSQNGSQYCPSPTVAAHTPTQVPITSHPQTYPQPVLVHSSHQEQSSGAEESSEESGGCTSEEDELAGVDTTPVRDTSCQTSMNKHAVQSSPEKTARKVMTVKYLLGELKTLVANQDSEAVRLISEVEQSISLLPAMVGSTNVQAELALALQPLRSENVQLRRRLRILNQQLMERERAERQARSVDCNLELATLQSLNITLQTQLNDNHRELGNLQQENQRLQQALEDKERDLQQTKEQCEIETSRIRLDVSEALAEMRNCKAELEDSERENVALTQNLQQKEAEIIRLQEIIRTLQKRPTREIACQLTQTEVPNPPSQLTKSVLDLYENQQKETALTDAVTDSIKTYLQTLEDTGHGSSPQKSHPQPSSHCQWRGREERYRARDTKAISPKRLAVPRPAQDTSAGGGTQEAVRSESGIAFVPLKETLKAHPAAKLTQTCSRIQVNERNQLHEVNEHPGLKYLDLAFEKLGIVNGPLAQDLETLDDNRGKDFLSHADGVGSQLKRSSEGTVNFAEQSQNARRCLKMGEASTCTGRPSVFESTVSSCDIKSLASDWSLNSWSTFNTRDEQDFRNGLAALDASIESLQRTLKADLKLK; this is encoded by the exons ATGGCAGAATTGGCAGTGCTCTCGCTGG GACTCCAGCCCTCTACTGTGTTTAACTGTCGTCTGACCACTTCGACTCCAGTACTGAGTCCTCAGAGACTCACGTCTGCTCAGAGTCAAGCG TGtcatagagagacagatggagagatgcATTACTTCCCTCAGCAGTGGGACATAGCCACTAAAGGACAATCACAACAACATGGACCTTTAAACACTGCAGGCCCACCAACCCAGTACACGGCTTTGCTCTCTGTGTCACCAGCTGTCCAGCAACATCCTCCGGCCTCCACAGTGTCAACTGTACACCAGGCCTCCATACGTCCAATGGCAAAAGGGGAGCTTAGAGTAACCAGCCCCCTCTTAAGTGCGCCCCATGTTCTGTCAGTTGGGCAGAGCTCTCCCCTACAGTCTCAGAACGGATCTCAGTATTGTCCTTCACCTACAGTTGCAGCACATACACCCACCCAGGTACCAATCACCAGCCACCCCCAAACCTATCCACAACCAGTCCTAGTGCATTCCAGTCATCAGGAGCAGAGCTCAGGAGCTGAGGAGAGCTCCGAGGAGAGTGGAGGTTGCACCAGTGAGGAGGATGAGCTGGCTGGAGTAGACACCACACCGGTCAGAGATACAAGCTGTCAGACCAGCATGAACAAACACGCAGTACAGTCGAGCCCAGAAAAGACAGCCAGGAAAGTCATGACTGTCAAATACCTGCTTGGTGAGCTGAAGACTCTGGTAGCTAATCAAG ACAGCGAGGCAGTGCGTCTCATCTCAGAGGTGGAGCAGAGCATCTCCCTTCTGCCTGCAATGGTGGGCAGCACCAATGTGCAGGCTGAGCTTGCGCTGGCCTTGCAGCCGCTCAGGAGTGAGAATGTGCAGCTCCGCAG gCGTTTGAGGATATTGAATCAACAGTTAATGGAGCGGGAGAGAGCTGAAAGGCAGGCCAGATCAGTAGACTGCAATCTGGAAT tggcCACACTGCAGTCCCTAAACATCACACTTCAGACTCAGTTAAATGACAATCATAGGGAGCTGGGAAACCTTCAGCAGGAGAACCAAAGACTACAGCAGGCTTTggaggacaaagagagagacctGCAGCAGACCAAAGAGCAGTGCGAGATAGAGACCAGTCGCATACGCTTGG ATGTGAGTGAAGCGTTGGCTGAAATGAGAAACTGCAAGGCTGAGCTGGAAGACTCAGAAAGGGAAAATGTTGCACTGACACAGAACCTCCAGCAGAAGGAGGCAGAGATCATAAGACTACAAGAGATCATTAG AACTCTCCAGAAGAGGCCTACTAGAGAAATTGCCTGCCAGCTTACTCAGACAGAGGTGCCCAATCCTCCCTCTCAGCTCACAAAGAGTGTTCTAGATCTCTATGAGAATCAACAGAAAGAGACTGCTCTGACTGACGCAGTCACAGACTCCATAAAGACCTACCTCCAGACTCTGGAAGACACAGGACACGGCTCTTCCCCTCAGAAGTCTCATCCACAACCCTCCTCCCATTGCCAGTGGAGGGGTAGAGAAGAGAGGTATAGAGCGCGTGACACAAAAGCAATTTCTCCCAAACGTCTGGCAGTACCCAGGCCAGCACAGGACACTTCAGCAGGGGGTGGGACTCAGGAAGCAGTGAGGAGTGAAAGTGGAATAGCTTTTGTCCCTCTTAAAGAGACACTGAAAGCGCATCCCGCAGCAAAATTAACCCAGACTTGCTCTCGCATACAGGTGAATGAGAGGAATCAGCTTCATGAAGTCAATGAGCATCCAGGACTCAAGTACTTGGACCTTGCTTTTGAAAAACTTGGCATAGTAAATGGACCCCTAGCTCAAGACCTGGAAACTCTGGATGATAATCGAGGTAAAGATTTCCTCTCACATGCTGATGGTGTGGGCTCACAGCTGAAACGCTCCAGTGAGGGTACAGTTAACTTTGCAGAACAGTCCCAGAATGCTCGCCGCTGTCTGAAGATGGGTGAAGCATCAACGTGCACAGGAAGGCCATCAGTGTTTGAGAGCACCGTTTCCTCCTGCGATATAAAATCCTTAGCGTCGGACTGGAGCTTGAACTCCTGGTCTACGTTTAACACGCGTGACGAGCAGGACTTCCGGAATGGTTTAGC
- the ccdc14 gene encoding coiled-coil domain-containing protein 14 isoform X3 → MAELAVLSLGLQPSTVFNCRLTTSTPVLSPQRLTSAQSQAQCHRETDGEMHYFPQQWDIATKGQSQQHGPLNTAGPPTQYTALLSVSPAVQQHPPASTVSTVHQASIRPMAKGELRVTSPLLSAPHVLSVGQSSPLQSQNGSQYCPSPTVAAHTPTQVPITSHPQTYPQPVLVHSSHQEQSSGAEESSEESGGCTSEEDELAGVDTTPVRDTSCQTSMNKHAVQSSPEKTARKVMTVKYLLGELKTLVANQDSEAVRLISEVEQSISLLPAMVGSTNVQAELALALQPLRSENVQLRRRLRILNQQLMERERAERQARSVDCNLELATLQSLNITLQTQLNDNHRELGNLQQENQRLQQALEDKERDLQQTKEQCEIETSRIRLDVSEALAEMRNCKAELEDSERENVALTQNLQQKEAEIIRLQEIIRTLQKRPTREIACQLTQTEVPNPPSQLTKSVLDLYENQQKETALTDAVTDSIKTYLQTLEDTGHGSSPQKSHPQPSSHCQWRGREERYRARDTKAISPKRLAVPRPAQDTSAGGGTQEAVRSESGIAFVPLKETLKAHPAAKLTQTCSRIQVNERNQLHEVNEHPGLKYLDLAFEKLGIVNGPLAQDLETLDDNRGKDFLSHADGVGSQLKRSSEGTVNFAEQSQNARRCLKMGEASTCTGRPSVFESTVSSCDIKSLASDWSLNSWSTFNTRDEQDFRNGLAALDASIESLQRTLKADLKLK, encoded by the exons ATGGCAGAATTGGCAGTGCTCTCGCTGG GACTCCAGCCCTCTACTGTGTTTAACTGTCGTCTGACCACTTCGACTCCAGTACTGAGTCCTCAGAGACTCACGTCTGCTCAGAGTCAAGCG CAGTGtcatagagagacagatggagagatgcATTACTTCCCTCAGCAGTGGGACATAGCCACTAAAGGACAATCACAACAACATGGACCTTTAAACACTGCAGGCCCACCAACCCAGTACACGGCTTTGCTCTCTGTGTCACCAGCTGTCCAGCAACATCCTCCGGCCTCCACAGTGTCAACTGTACACCAGGCCTCCATACGTCCAATGGCAAAAGGGGAGCTTAGAGTAACCAGCCCCCTCTTAAGTGCGCCCCATGTTCTGTCAGTTGGGCAGAGCTCTCCCCTACAGTCTCAGAACGGATCTCAGTATTGTCCTTCACCTACAGTTGCAGCACATACACCCACCCAGGTACCAATCACCAGCCACCCCCAAACCTATCCACAACCAGTCCTAGTGCATTCCAGTCATCAGGAGCAGAGCTCAGGAGCTGAGGAGAGCTCCGAGGAGAGTGGAGGTTGCACCAGTGAGGAGGATGAGCTGGCTGGAGTAGACACCACACCGGTCAGAGATACAAGCTGTCAGACCAGCATGAACAAACACGCAGTACAGTCGAGCCCAGAAAAGACAGCCAGGAAAGTCATGACTGTCAAATACCTGCTTGGTGAGCTGAAGACTCTGGTAGCTAATCAAG ACAGCGAGGCAGTGCGTCTCATCTCAGAGGTGGAGCAGAGCATCTCCCTTCTGCCTGCAATGGTGGGCAGCACCAATGTGCAGGCTGAGCTTGCGCTGGCCTTGCAGCCGCTCAGGAGTGAGAATGTGCAGCTCCGCAG gCGTTTGAGGATATTGAATCAACAGTTAATGGAGCGGGAGAGAGCTGAAAGGCAGGCCAGATCAGTAGACTGCAATCTGGAAT tggcCACACTGCAGTCCCTAAACATCACACTTCAGACTCAGTTAAATGACAATCATAGGGAGCTGGGAAACCTTCAGCAGGAGAACCAAAGACTACAGCAGGCTTTggaggacaaagagagagacctGCAGCAGACCAAAGAGCAGTGCGAGATAGAGACCAGTCGCATACGCTTGG ATGTGAGTGAAGCGTTGGCTGAAATGAGAAACTGCAAGGCTGAGCTGGAAGACTCAGAAAGGGAAAATGTTGCACTGACACAGAACCTCCAGCAGAAGGAGGCAGAGATCATAAGACTACAAGAGATCATTAG AACTCTCCAGAAGAGGCCTACTAGAGAAATTGCCTGCCAGCTTACTCAGACAGAGGTGCCCAATCCTCCCTCTCAGCTCACAAAGAGTGTTCTAGATCTCTATGAGAATCAACAGAAAGAGACTGCTCTGACTGACGCAGTCACAGACTCCATAAAGACCTACCTCCAGACTCTGGAAGACACAGGACACGGCTCTTCCCCTCAGAAGTCTCATCCACAACCCTCCTCCCATTGCCAGTGGAGGGGTAGAGAAGAGAGGTATAGAGCGCGTGACACAAAAGCAATTTCTCCCAAACGTCTGGCAGTACCCAGGCCAGCACAGGACACTTCAGCAGGGGGTGGGACTCAGGAAGCAGTGAGGAGTGAAAGTGGAATAGCTTTTGTCCCTCTTAAAGAGACACTGAAAGCGCATCCCGCAGCAAAATTAACCCAGACTTGCTCTCGCATACAGGTGAATGAGAGGAATCAGCTTCATGAAGTCAATGAGCATCCAGGACTCAAGTACTTGGACCTTGCTTTTGAAAAACTTGGCATAGTAAATGGACCCCTAGCTCAAGACCTGGAAACTCTGGATGATAATCGAGGTAAAGATTTCCTCTCACATGCTGATGGTGTGGGCTCACAGCTGAAACGCTCCAGTGAGGGTACAGTTAACTTTGCAGAACAGTCCCAGAATGCTCGCCGCTGTCTGAAGATGGGTGAAGCATCAACGTGCACAGGAAGGCCATCAGTGTTTGAGAGCACCGTTTCCTCCTGCGATATAAAATCCTTAGCGTCGGACTGGAGCTTGAACTCCTGGTCTACGTTTAACACGCGTGACGAGCAGGACTTCCGGAATGGTTTAGC
- the LOC108430041 gene encoding ropporin-1-like protein — protein MSEKGADMVIPPELPGILKQFTKDAIRTQPEDLLEWSTVYFSALVQGQPLPVRKVPKRVFTTDLTPVALTAMHSQLSMKSTVSKKEVRSAWKRLGLPDALLKHIYKVGCFGAELDWIKFFALCCSYLGGTIKVAMAHACYIMNCDPTCKSPDACVPFETFRYLYTYLAAVDGDVPQWQMDRALTYLETQAKVCNGVVKVSDFINSRKVRLE, from the exons ATGTCTGAAAAGGGAGCAGACATGGTCATCCCTCCTGAGCTGCCTGGGATTCTGAAGCAGTTTACTAAGGATGCCATCAGAACCCAGCCAGAAGATCTGCTTGAATGGTCCACAGT CTACTTCAGTGCCTTGGTCCAAGGACAGCCTCTCCCAGTGAGAAAAGTGCCTAAGAGAGTCTTCACCACAGACCTTACACCTGTGGCCCTAACAGCCATGCACTCGCAG CTGAGTATGAAAAGCACAGTAAGTAAGAAGGAGGTGCGCTCTGCATGGAAGAGACTTGGCCTGCCAGACGCACTCCTTAAACACATCTACAAAGTTGGCTGCTTTGGAGCAGAGCTGGACTGGATCAAATTCTTTGCCCTGTGCTGCAGCTACCTAGGAGGG ACCATCAAGGTCGCCATGGCTCATGCTTGCTACATCATGAACTGTGACCCCACCTGTAAATCTCCTGATGCCTGTGTGCCGTTCGAGACCTTTCGTTACCTGTACACATACCTGGCTGCGGTGGATGGGGATGTGCCTCAGTGGCAAATGGACAGGGCACTCACTTACCTGGAAACACAAGC GAAGGTGTGCAACGGAGTGGTGAAGGTGTCTGATTTCATCAACAGCCGCAAAGTGCGCCTGGAATGA